GAAGgattaaaagaaaatactgaaataaaaaataaagaattacACAACAAAGGTTCTGAAGgattaaaagaaaatactgaaataaaaaataaagaattacACAACAAAGGTTCTGAAGgattaaaagaaaatacagaaataaaaaataaagaattacACAACAAAGGTTCTGAAGgattaaaagaaaatgtacataaaaataatgatttGAAGAATAACGGTATGCAAAATAAAGATTTATCCAATAAAgacataaaaaataaagacGTTTTAAATAAAGACTTGTCCAATAAAGACATGAAAAATAAAGACGTTTTAAATAAAGACTTGTCCAATGAAGGCATGAAAAATAAAGACGTTTTAAATAAAGACTTGTCCAATGAAGGCATGAAAAATAAAGACGTTTTAAACAAAGATGTGTCCAATAAAGAAATGAAGAACAAATTTTCTAGTGGtttgaaaaataattatacCTCTCGAAATAACGATTTAAATAATAGCCCTAATCATGAACACCAAAATAAAGacttaaaaaataaagaacTATTAAACAAAGACTTATCCAATAAAGGTATGAAGAATAAAGAACTATTGAATAAAGACATGAAAAATAAAGACGTTTTAAACAAAGATGTGTCCAAtaaagaaatgaaaaataaagaCGTTTTAAACAAAGACGTTTCCAATAAAGAAATGAAGAACAAATTTTCGAGTGGtttgaaaaataattatacCTCTCGAAATAATGGTTTAAGTAACACTCCTAATCATGAAcaacaaaataatgatttaAAGAATACACCTAATAAAGAAcaacaaaataatgatttaAAGAATACATCTAGTAAAGGAcaacaaaataatgatttaAAGAATACACCTAGTAAAGGAcaacaaaataatgatttaAAGAAAACACCTAGTAAAGAAcaacaaaataatgatttaAAGAATACACCTAGTAAAGGAcaacaaaataatgatgTAGGTAATAATAGCTTAAAAAATATGCCTAACAAAAGAcaacaaaataatgatgTAGGTAATAATAGCTTAAAAAATATGCCTCACAAAGGAcaacaaaataatgatttaAAGAATACACCTAGTAAAGGACAGCAAAATACTGATGTAGGTAATAATAGCTTAAAAAATATGCCTAACAAAGGAcaacaaaataatgatttaAAGAATAAGACTAGTAAAGGAcaagaaaataatgatttaGAGAATGATGGCTTAAAACACAAACCATACCAGGGACAAAAACATACCGAattgaataataaaaattttaaaaacaaGCCTACTGATGgattaaaaaatattaaagatGACGAATTATCAGATAATGAATCGTCTGATGATGAAAAATCCAAAAGAAATTTAAGAggaaaaaagaattaaataaataaatattattatatgtaatacgatatatatatatatatatatatatatatatatatatatattaaaataaaaattataagaattaaatatattaaatataaaatatatatttttatggATATAAGGACgaatgataatatttgaatgtggaaaaaggaaaaattgaaaataatcatattcTATATACATTAGAAtgttaattttatatattagaacattaaatttatataaaattttgCTACCGTATTTGTAACATAaatattgaatatatattaaaagttgaaaaatatacatacttataaattaatttatgggggaaaataaataaaaacaagaataataaaaagaaaagaattaaattttatatatttataatacattttataatatatagaagataatatatttatatttcttttcatattgaagaattaatatataaagagAGATTTCTTATtaagaaattaaaaaatgtgttgttgttttatttttttttttacaaattATGCCTTTAATATAAGTAATATTATggaatattatattatatttatatatacctcgcttttagaatatatttgtgtatatttatatggttgggaaattttaatttttagtcgtaaaataaaaaaaaataatgtgatttttttttatttcttaattaatatttttattttttatttttcttcatcctgtaaataaacatatatacatatttatattcatatatttatgtgcAATTTTGTAATTAGAAATTAATGgattttttaatttttaattttttactttttgttttaattaaacttttttttatttttatgttttttttttttgtattcatatcaatttatt
The sequence above is drawn from the Plasmodium gaboni strain SY75 chromosome Unknown, whole genome shotgun sequence genome and encodes:
- a CDS encoding erythrocyte membrane protein 3, translating into EGLKENTEIKNKELHNKGSEGLKENTEIKNKELHNKGSEGLKENTEIKNKELHNKGSEGLKENVHKNNDLKNNGMQNKDLSNKDIKNKDVLNKDLSNKDMKNKDVLNKDLSNEGMKNKDVLNKDLSNEGMKNKDVLNKDVSNKEMKNKFSSGLKNNYTSRNNDLNNSPNHEHQNKDLKNKELLNKDLSNKGMKNKELLNKDMKNKDVLNKDVSNKEMKNKDVLNKDVSNKEMKNKFSSGLKNNYTSRNNGLSNTPNHEQQNNDLKNTPNKEQQNNDLKNTSSKGQQNNDLKNTPSKGQQNNDLKKTPSKEQQNNDLKNTPSKGQQNNDVGNNSLKNMPNKRQQNNDVGNNSLKNMPHKGQQNNDLKNTPSKGQQNTDVGNNSLKNMPNKGQQNNDLKNKTSKGQENNDLENDGLKHKPYQGQKHTELNNKNFKNKPTDGLKNIKDDELSDNESSDDEKSKRNLRGKKN